AAAGTTGGAGATGTTGTTCTTTAAGCTTGCACTAAGGCTGGCTGAAGCACTGCAGCAGACGTCTAGCTGAAATGTCGGCCAAGTAACGAAATGATGTCTTGAAGTGAAAGACAGCTGAACGTTTGttgttatttaaatggacagaATGATGGAGTTCTGCAAAGCTGTCACGAGTCGGTGTTTCATATTCCCATTTTTAGATGGGGCCACACTGTGAAGAGTGAATATGGTAAACTAGATTGAGTGACGTCGAGGTGAATCAATACTTCATCTGGAATGTGTGCCTGCGGCTTTGAATATTCAGGAGGGAAAAGGCAATTGGGAAGTACTTGCATATTCTGCAAATGCAATAGAAAGTGTTGTGTGTGTACGCTGCTTTGTTGGAAAATGAAGATAAGTGAACTCGCAAAATTGAAAGGATCCATGCCTGCAGAATGTTGACGAGCGAGTGGATAGGAACATGTGTCTAGTTATGTCATTCCACTGGATTTGAACAAAATGTCGATGCGTGTTCCTTTAGATGTGGATTCTGGTTGGATGTTGAGTGAGGACTGGGATACCTTAATGCTGttgtgagggagagggaagaaTGAGGGTCCCATGAATGAGATGTTCTGGGCACGGATAAAATCATCTTCAACCATGGTATTAGTAATCATGTGTTGATGAAAAAAGCTTGACATTTCTGAGGGCCCATCTGCTGATTATGAAATCATCAGAACAAGTATGATGAAAACAGAGAAACTTGGAGAATGGTTTGGACTCCTCACATGAAGTAGGCTATGCTGATGTGAGATAACTGTGCGGGACAAAGTGTTTATAATGGATATTGATGGTCAGCCAATGCCACGAAAAGGTATCATATTTCAGGAAATGAAGGACCGAGTTTAAATCAGGCAAAAGTGAGATAAAGATAGAAACTGAAAGAGAAAGGGATTATTTTTGCCAAATTACATTGAGAGAAGGAAGCAGCACCAAATATTTCATCGATGTACCAGGGAAAGTATTGTGAGTGCAGTTTCAAATCGAACTGGAACACAGGCTGTGACATGCACACCAGAAAGAGACTCATAATTGGGAACCATATGGTTTCTGTGGACACTTAATTTGATCTGGAGGACGTGAGAGCAGTTAAAGGATAAGTTGCGCATTGAAGGGAATTGGAATGTTTTTCAACCAATGCTAGGCACTATTTATATTTCCAGACAAATGTAATTAATGTTGGTCATTCCAGATCGGCATGAAGGCTACAGTCTCTCCCTGTCAGTCTCGGGCAATTTGAACAATCCCAACTACAAAACGACTTCTGATCACAGCCTGATGGGAAGTGTTAAATACTATGTCCACTTCTGCTCAGCATGATATGCTATTGCCATGCCCAGGGAGTAAACTAATTGTAGTCAGTGTTGGTAAGTACAGGGAAATATGGGCACTGTGTCTGTGATTATGGGACTGATGACCACATTCTGTCAAGTTGTGAGGTTTCAGTTCCTCTGAACTAATATGTGCATTTGAAGACATTGTTGGTCAATTTTGCAGATGGAGAATCGACATGATAGTGAGGGTGGTATGATTGCAGCCAATATGTATGAGATTTTAGGGCAACTTGCAGTTGGTAAAGGGAGTAACATGGGTTAGTTTGTGGATTGGTCTTCACTTTCAGGGACTGTGAAGGATTGATGTCAGTCCTGGTCAGCATGTTGAGCCATGGTTCTTCTCAGAAACTCTAGGGATTAATGGTCAATCGTGAGCATTGAGGCAGCACTTTATTTGCGTGATGGATATTTTGAAATGGCACATAGAGCAGATAAATATACCTAAAATTCAAGCTTAATGTAAAGTTTGGGGACAAAGCTGGCTCGACTCttcaaatgggggggggggggggggggagctgattTACTGAAGGTTCCATTGCTTCTTATCTGACTTTATCCAAATACGGCCTCATATTCCCATCGAATACACTGAGTAAAACAGTGATGACATTTTTCTTGTTTATTCCTGTCTCAGATGTTCTCTCATCTGTATTATACCTTCATTCAAACGTATTGCATAGATCGACTACAGTGTATTGTATTGCATTACTGCAAGGAGAGACAAATTGTGTTCTTAGGTTATGTTTGTTCATGCCTTTCCGGTATCATAACTTGTTCGCTCATATGTTTGGAAGGAACCTTGACTTGGAGAAAAGTACTGTCAAATGAATTATTGCAATGGGATGTTTGTAAAACAATGCATGGTTCTTTTTCTAAAAATCccaatttgttgcattttaatgTAAACATGCAAATTTACATCAATTATTGAATAGTAATCTCCATCCAGGCTAATTTGGGACATATAAACTATGGATGGATTTAGAAATAAGACCAGTTCATTACTTTTCGAAATAAATATAACCTTTGCTTCTTTCTATTTTGCCTCCCTGTCTGCTGCTTTGCTATTTCAATACATAAATTATGAGGCAGTTCTGTTTGACTGAACACTGAGTTTGACTTGGTGCAGAAGTCTAAGATTCTTAAGAGTAACTGTTTGGAGGAGAAAGGCGCGAAGTGTTCATTCATTTTCTTCACTGGATAAGAAATTGGTTCTGACTGTCTTTCAAATGTCACAACCACTCAATCGTGATTCTGTAGGAAGTATTTAAGGTCGATATAGGTTTCAGTCTTTGAAAAGAAATGTTGATAATTTGGTTGCATGTTTAGTGTATGAAATTAAACATATTTGATGCTTGCATTAAATAACTAAGAAGATAATTAAATGCATCAAGTGTAACAGGAGACTCTCTTAGTATTGTGGCTCTATCTGGTTTGATCAGTGCTGAATTGTAAGTTGGCTGCAGCTGGCTCCGTTAAGAAGTCCCAGAGGGCTGATGTGCAATGTCCTCAGGCTGGACTGTTTTGTAATCGTCAATGTGTTCTAATTCATGGATTTATTAGAGCATcatgagttttttgctttttaATGATTTACGATAAATCCTCATCACTACTGCACAGATCATGTAAACTGAACAGTGTGATTCCTGGATGTGGATACTAGCAAGAAGAATACGAGCAAGCATGGTGAGGGCATCTGATCGAATGAGAATAAAGTTGTCAGAGGATGTCATGAGTATATGGTGACATTTGGTGATTTCGTAGCTTAGAGGAGCGAGGTACCGGTCTTAGGAGGATTAGTGATAAATAACCGATCCGTACTAAGATATTATGGTGCAGTGGCTGATTCATTTTGGTTGAATCATAGGAAGTCTTTTACCGACTTTGTATGTCAGGCAACTTCGTGGGAGAACAGATAGCTGCCCAGGAAATAGCCCACCTCTAAATTGATATGCCTCAGAGTTTTCACAGCAGTTCTGATATTTACAAGTTGATATCTGATCCCAGGCAATGCATATCGACCAGTTGGCATTTGCTCTAGTGTGAAGGTGCACACATCAATTTTACTATTGCTTACTGGAAAGTCCCGCACTCGGCATTGAACTACAATGCAGCAGTAAACGACAATGACACATTGGATGATAAGTTACATAAATGCATAATAGACTTCAGGAAACCGGTATTGgaatcgtgtgtgtgtgtgtgtgtgtgtgtgtgtgtgtgtgtgtgtgtgtgtgtgtgtgtgtgtgtgtgtgtgtgtgtgtgtgtgtgtgtgtgtaagagagagagagagcgagagagaggagaaagtgagaaagtgaGAGGTATCAGATGGGGGACGATTCATGAAATGGCATGTTTTGTGTTTTCCTCATTATAGTTCACTTTGAACGCACTGTTGCAGCACCAAGCCGAGCTTTCCATTCTTCCCACCTGGGAAATTGACAGTCACTTATGGTTTTGCTGTCTTGACGTCTGAACAGAACCAACTATTATTTTGGACACTGTAAGataataaaaacataaaaaataAGAGCAATGAGGGACATCTGGACCCTCGACCATATTCCACTCTTCAACAAGGACTTGGCTGTTTTTTTTTCGTGAACTTAGCTCCACTTACACGCTCGCTaatcataacccttaattcctttactgtcctGATATTTTACTGCCTTTGCCTCAAAACCATTCAAAGAGCGAGCCTGAACTGTTTCAtgggaaagggaattccagatattcataatccattgggagaagaaattcctcctaaacCCAGTCCGAAATCTGCTTCACATTATTTGGATAACATGTATCCTTTGCTAGCTTCAACCGAAGTGGAAACAACCACCCTGcttccaattttgttttttgttcatcTTTTAAAAATTCTCTATACTCCCCGGAATCTGTCAAATTCTAATGAGCATAATCACTGTCGacaaaatctctcctcataatccaACGCTTTCTACATTGGAATCAGTCGCTTGAGCGTTGTCTGCACGCCACTCGAAACAAATTTCCCTTTTCAAATCAAGAGACAAAACTTGTagacaatattccatgtgtggaaTCACCAGCACACCTGAAGCATAAAATTTCTTTTTTAGACGCCATTTCTCCTTCAGTGAAGGAGATTATTCAATTTGTCTTTCTAATTATCTGCTGCACTTACAGGCCTCAAAATCCAAGTATTTCTTGTAGAAAATGTTCATAATCAATTACCCCTCAAAGAAATCAATTTCTTGGTATTTGTTTTTGTTGGACCTTCAGcgaatttttatatttttatccaTTCAAGGATCGGAAGAAGCTGCTCCAAAGAAGCTAGGGATAATACATCGCTATGGGAGAACGGGACGTGTTTCCTACGGCCCCATCCACTTCCtcatcctctccacatctccaTCAATAGGACACTCACCTCCCCAAATACCACTACGTTATATTTTCCCCAACATACACAGACAGATAAACCAACACAATTGTTCAGTATTAGTTGCCTTTGCTTTTCCATTTATATCCATGATGGTGCTAATCTAGTTATTTTGCAATCTGTCCAAGTTTCAGAACCGGCAATCCATTTCTCACGTGAATGTAGGTAAATAGCAGCTGTCACCGTTAATTTGCAATATGTTTCGGTAGCTCATTTCCTCCAAGATTTTCCCGAGGGAATGAGTTGATACCGAGTTGTCTTTCGCAATTCCATTTTTCACCACTTTTGCACTGCAGATATTTCCTTCCTCAAATGGAACAGAGGTTCACCGCTCACAGCTTGAaacaaagatttattttcttcacaagtgatgcaaaatattttttctgCATCCCTCGTTTTCAAACAAATCGggtaaaaacattttttcttcaaagaacaagccaaaaaaatcagaaaattaatCATCAAGTTAAAAATGGCTACAAGACCTACATACACTGAAAGCCACTGAGACATACTTTGACGGAAAACAACTAAACATGGTTTCTACACAACAGGGATTCATAAATTAATTGTATATTATGTAAAACTGAAAAATTGAACAATGATTCCAAACATATTTATGCTTATTTTAATAATGCTTTCTGAGTATTACTCCCGGTCCTGAAATTTGTAGTGACGAGAACAGAAAGACAAAAAGTGTTATCATTGCTGGAGTAGTAATCCAGTTACCCAGGTCAATGTCATAGAAATCGCGGTCTGGTCTGTCAACATTGTAAATAACgtaaattgaattcaatgaagTAAAAGTTGAAAAGATAGCACCGTTCATTTCCCTGCATTCCCAGGTAATTCATTAGTCACATTCAGGAATTTTGACTGAGACTTCATTCGTTTGTTCTGGTCTACGTAAGTCTTGGCTGTAgtttgaacaataaaaaaaaaacaaacagaaccGCATCCTGTGTAAGAGTAATAAAGCTTTTCAGCACAGCCTTTAATAATAACAGACATTATTTCACCACCGCCTTTAATATTAACAGGCGttacaaatttgtttcatttaatatGAATTGCCTTTCACCTTCATTTATATTCATTGGATACTTGACAGATATTCTAACACaatgagcatttttttttatGAATGTCACCCAGAACAAACAGCGTAATGTGTTCATACCGTTGAGGTTGTTGTTGTCTTTATCTTCGTGTACCAATGTTTTTGTACTGACAGAAGAGAAGATGCTTGAACGTTTTTTTGAAGGTGACATTGCATAGTGCGTAGCAAGCTGGATTGATGGTACTGTTCATGTAAACGATCCAGTTTCCAATGTTCCAAATGGTGTGAGTGATGCAGCTTGGACAGAAGGCAGTAATGATCACCATAACAAAATATGGAGTCCAGGTGATGACAAATGCTAGAATAATAGCCAGGATGGTTCTGGTTACGGTTTTGTCACGATGTTCTGCTATCTTCTTCTTATTGGTAGCTATCTTGATCATTTTAGTTATCGTACCATTTAGTCTGTCATCTCTAAAATCAGGCTCCATGTTGCCACCACCAGTCTCTAATCCTGCCATCGTCCCCGTAAACTGACAAATGTGAGAGTCCCCGACTATCTTCATGGAAGCGAGTTTGATGGGGTTCATCACTAATTGGCTTTGTGTATTGGAGAATGATACACCATCATGGATTGCCCCTTCCTTTTTTTGATTTGGTGTTTCAAAACATGGATATTTTTTCTCAGTGAAGACCCCATTTTCTATTTGTTCAGCATTGTCAATTGGCATTCCAGCATTCATTTTGAAGTTTTGTGATTGGGCATGAAGAGACCCAGCAGAAATATTTGGTATGTTGATGGCAATCGGTTTTGCCTCATTGATCTTATATGGACTTGGATAACAGAAGTGTTTGCTTGGTTCAGATTCATTTTTAGCCCATTTTATTCTACTCTTGCTGGCACAAGAAATGCGTACATACAAAGTCACCAGGATTGTAACAGGGAGATAGAAGACAGCTATAACAATTATTAAAGTGATGGCTGGATTTGAGAAGAGCTGTGGATAACACTCATCCTCAGGAACTGTACGCTCCCCAACGATGAACTGCCAGAAAATAATGGCGGGTGCCCAGAGAAAAAATGGCACTATCCAAGCTGTTGCTATCATTATCCCTGCAATCTTAGGTGTTCTCCTCACGGGGTAGCTAAGGGGCTTTGTCACGCAGAAGTACCGGTCAAAGCTGATTATGAGAAGGTTCATTCCAGATGCATTGTTTACAACATAATCTACAACAAGCCACAAATCACAGAAAACCGGACCCATGGGCCAATATCCAAATGCAGTGTAAACGGTGAATACATTCATCGTGAACACACCGAGAATCAAATCAGCACAGGATAAGCTGAAAATAAAGTAGTTGTTAATAGTTCGTAATTGCCTGTTTGTTTTGATTGAGATAACAACGAGAATGTTTCCAATAATGGTCATCAAATTTATGGATCCAGTCATAACCACAATGAAGATCACTTCGACCTTTTTGACTGAAGTTCCTCTTTGAGACTCAAAGAAGTTAGTTATGTTAGTGAGAAACACGTTTGTCTCTGTTGACTGTGACATGCTTCCACAATGATGTGCAATTGGTACTGTCAATGGGAAAAATGATAATAATTATAACATTCAAAACAATGATAAGGGAAAGGATGTCAGACATAGTTACGTAAAAATGTAACCGTGAGTTTTTTGCAATTAAGTAGATGTGAATAATGAAAAgagttttaaaataacttttacaAGCTTTAACCTGTTTGCCTGGATGGCTCCAGTTTAATTTTGCATTGATTGCATGGGTCTCGTATTGCACAGACAACATAAAGAAGCAGTTGTCCGCACATGACAAACTGAATTACGATTTCATGAATCACATGATAAGTATATGTCCGAGGATTTCATTTTATTGACTCAATAAAACTAGTTGAATAACCCTTGCGTTCTGAAAACGACAATGTAAGACAAGATTTATTTTGACCTTTGGGATTTAATTGTGTTCGATTTCATGATCAAAGATTTACAGAAATGTTGAACATCTGGACCCCACAGAAACATTGCAAGAAAAAGTTTAATATTATCCCTCTCTGACAAAAGAAAAGTCAGTAGAGTAGACAAAACAACAGCACAGAAGTGCCTTATCTATTCAGCTATTTGAGGGAAGAGCTCAATTGAATTCAAGTCACTTGTTTAGGTTTGGTGCATTTCAAAGTCATAACTAGCATAAACATAACACTAATGTAGACACATCATCAGAAATACTTTCTTTCCAATCATTATAGTGAATATTATGACAACTGTGTACTAAAATGAAATCCGACAGTATTTACCCAGATGCCAAAAACGGAAAAGTAAATGTATGAAATGGATTGCAAGATTGGCAAATGATAATATTCTGCATTTAACTTCCGGTATTACTGAATATGTAAGGAGCTCATTTCAGTCTACTTCATCTAGAATGCAACATATTAATGACATCGGGATTTGCTGACCTAATTCTGGTCATTGAGAGGAACAGATGATCAAGTAAGTATTGTAAAGCTGATTGTTTGTGACGGCTGAAGATGAGATGTGTGGCAGAAGAGACGAAAAATTAGGTGATGGGCAGATGCAAGAAATAGTGGGACATGGGTGAAGATAATCGTTCGGAGAAAGTGGTAAAGGCAATTATTCTAAGACAACAGGTGGCAAAATACAACGCTAACGGGACTTCCATGATGTCACCCATTGCAGCACAGGTCAAAAATAATTGATGTTTCATGCATTGAAGGAAATCACGccagaaacaaaataaagcaagTAAATAATAACTTTGAAAGAAAGCATGCGGGAGAGTCACATCAGAAATGGAAGCAAATTTTACTGACGTTTTGATTTCACGATTGACTTCAGAGGAAGATTATCAACAATAATCCACAGTTTAGCAGTTATGACATTGTCACAAGTAGATTGTGAATGTCGAACATTGAGTGTGTTTGTTTTCAATTAGTTTTAAATATACACAGACTAGTCGGTGTCTCAAGTGCACATGGATTACTCTTGGCAGCTGCCATTCTTCCACGGCCAACCAACAGACATTATCTGCAAGAAAATTGGTCCACCTGTCTCAAATGAAGGTATGATATTCATTCAGAATGTGTATTTAGAAAACCTGTCGAAACGAATTTGAGGCAAACAGGTTAAATGTGATCTGACTCTTTAATCAAACTGTGCTCCGACCTACCTATATAGCGTGCTGTGAGCATAGCTTTTATAACactgaagaacaaagaaaattacagtacaggaacaggctcttcagccgtacaagcctgcgccaatccggTTCCACTATCTAAGCCTGTCGCCTGTTTTCTAAAGgtttgtatccctttgctcccatCCCATTCATGTATGCACCTACATCCCTCTTAAATGATGCCATCGTGCCTGCGTCTACCAACACTACTGGCAATGTGTCAAGGTGCCCATCAGCCTCTGCATAAAGACtcttccacacatatctcccctaaacctttacCGTTTCACTTTGAATTCGTGGCCCCGAGGAATTgattcccccactctggggaaacaAATGCTTCTTGTTAGCTACCCTGTCAATACCGCTCATGTTTTTATCGACCAAAATCGAGTCCCCCGTCAccttccatctttctaatgaaaataatcggaaactactcaacctcacttcatGGCTAGTACCCCACTTACcagataacatcctggtgaacctactTGGCaacctctccaaatcatccaatTCCTTTAGGTAACGTGACGAACAGAACAATAGTCAGCATTCCAACTGTGGCTTATAccactgtaacatgacctgcaaaCTCTTGGAACCAATGCCCTGTCCgtgaaggaaagcatgttgtaTGCCGACTTGACCACTGTAATGACCTGCTTTCCCACATTTAGGGAAAAAATGAACGTGTAAACCCAGATCTTTCAGTATATCAATTAACCCCAGGAATCTTTCATTTATTGTATAATGTACTCTTGAATTAGATATTCgaaaatgcatcgcctcacatttacTGAGACtgaactccttctgccatttctcagtggtcccaacatggatccctgtggaacaccactggacagaggtttccattttgaaaaaaaatctccctTGCACAACCACCATCGATCTGCTGTTCCCTATCAAGTTCTGTAtccaccctggaccccatgcgacttcactttgtCCAtaggcctaccatgtggaaatttaccaaatgcctaactgaagtccaagtatatgGCATCTTCGGCCCTTCCCTCATCGTTtgactttgtcacttcctcaaataattgtATTAAATTGGTAATAACAGTagttccctgcacaaaaccatgttgcctgttACTGATAtgccttttttttcaaatgtaaatcGTTTCTAATTTGATTGGTCTATGCCTGAGCCAGACTAATGCCGTCgagggtgcttttgctaatgctgtgtGGAGGGTCTAAACAAATGTGGCATGGGGATAGGTAAGACAGGAGGAGGTTAATGGACAGGAAGTAGATAGTAAGTAAAGCCTGCAAGGAGCTAGATAacgaagtcagcgtgactaagacTAAGAGAAGGCAAGAAACGGCAGATGAACGCAGAGTGACTGGTGGTCTgtgatgcatttgttttaatgcaagcaGTATAGTAGGTAAGGTGGATGAACGTAGttcttggattagtacctgggagcatGATGTTATTGCTGTTACTGAGACTTGATTGAGGGAAAGGCATGATCGGCAACTAAAtgtcccaggattttgatgctTGAGgctggatagagagggaggtaaaaggagtGGAGAAGTTGCATCATTGATCAAAGAAGACATCAGATCTGTGCTGATGGAAGGCACTGTGGATGTCTCGAGCAGTGAAGTAATATGGGCAGtgctcagaaataggaaagatGCGGTAACAAAGTTAGGGCTGTagtacaggcctcccaacagcaaatGTGACGTACAATTATGTGGAGAGATAAtgaaagatataggagcaacaaAGTGGTGGTAATAACGTGTTTTTAGTttgccaacattgactgggattcacttagtgatGGAGAATTGGATGGAACAGTATTTATAAGGAACATCCCTGAGGGTTTTCTGGGTGGTTACTTTGGGAAtactgatcacaattccatagGTTTTAGGGTACTCATGGACAAAGGCAAGAGTGGTccgaaaggaagagtgctaaactgggggaggCCAACTATATCAAAATTTGGCATGAGCTGTGAACATAGATTTGGAGCAGCTATTTGAAAGACGATGcccatttgatatgtgggagctttttttaaaagtgaggttgattagagtgcaggagagatatgttcctgtcaaattgagggatagaaatggcaagattagggaatcgtggatgacagatgaaattgtgaGTTTGTCTAAGATGAAAAGGAATGCATACATAAGGTGTAAGCGACTGAAGTCAgctgaagctttggaagaatatcggaaatgtaggaccaatctgagaaaaggaaccaagAGATCTAAAAGAGCTCATGGGATATCCTTCGTGAAGaaggttaaggaaaaccccagaGCCTTTtgttcatatataaggagcaagagggtaaggAAAAACGTAGGTGGAAAGATATGCATGGCGTCAGAGAAACTGGCTGAGaatcttaatgagtactttgacCACgcttgtttgtgatatataaatgatttggatgatctCATTagaacgtttgcagatgatactaagattggtagagtagcagatcatgaaaggggactgtcagagaatacagcagaatatagacagattgcagagttgggttgagaaatggcagatggagttcaatacagacaaatgcgaggtgatgcattttggaaaacgcAATTCCAGTATGCTATATACAGTAAAAGGAAAATTTatgaggaaaattgatgtacagagagatctgagtgttcaggccattgttccctgaaggtggcaatgcaagtCACGAGAGTtacaagaaggcatacggcatgtttTCCTTTATCGGAAGGGATTTTGAGTATAAGTGTTGGCAGGTcattttgcaattgtatcagaCTTTGGTTCACCCACATTTAGAAAACTGTGGACAgatctggtcgccacattaccaaaaggatgcagATGTTTTGGAGGGTTTCAGAGGAGGTTCAACAGGATATTACCTGCTGTGGAGGATGCTGATATGAGATGAATTTGAgtagattattttcattggaatgaaGGCGGTTTAGcaaggggacttgattgaggccAACAAAATTGTGACAgttgtagacagggtggatagcaagaaacttttcaCCAGAGTGGAAGACTCCATCGCTAGGAGTTATGAGTTCAAAGCGAGAGTTAATAAGTTACTGGGcagatatacatggaaagttccTTACGCAGAGGGctgtgagtgtctggaatgcattggcaGTGGAGATGTTAGGGGCGGGAATAGTAGCGTCACTTAAGATGCAATTCGAccgatacatgaatggacagggagcaaagaGATACAGATCATTCAAAAATATGCAGCAGGTTTACATCGAAGATATGGATCAGTATAGGTTTGGATGtctggagggcctgtttctgtgctgtaatattctttgttctttgttctacccCTCTTTTACTGGTTTATGTCAGTAATATGGATATTGCAGAAGAAAACATTTCTTTGAGATAC
This genomic stretch from Chiloscyllium plagiosum isolate BGI_BamShark_2017 chromosome 37, ASM401019v2, whole genome shotgun sequence harbors:
- the LOC122541231 gene encoding muscarinic acetylcholine receptor M2-like; translated protein: MSQSTETNVFLTNITNFFESQRGTSVKKVEVIFIVVMTGSINLMTIIGNILVVISIKTNRQLRTINNYFIFSLSCADLILGVFTMNVFTVYTAFGYWPMGPVFCDLWLVVDYVVNNASGMNLLIISFDRYFCVTKPLSYPVRRTPKIAGIMIATAWIVPFFLWAPAIIFWQFIVGERTVPEDECYPQLFSNPAITLIIVIAVFYLPVTILVTLYVRISCASKSRIKWAKNESEPSKHFCYPSPYKINEAKPIAINIPNISAGSLHAQSQNFKMNAGMPIDNAEQIENGVFTEKKYPCFETPNQKKEGAIHDGVSFSNTQSQLVMNPIKLASMKIVGDSHICQFTGTMAGLETGGGNMEPDFRDDRLNGTITKMIKIATNKKKIAEHRDKTVTRTILAIILAFVITWTPYFVMVIITAFCPSCITHTIWNIGNWIVYMNSTINPACYALCNVTFKKTFKHLLFCQYKNIGTRR